CTTTCAGGTTGTCTATGATCTTGTCTACAAAGGCGGGTTCTTGCCGGTGCACCGCCAACAGATCAACCAAACCCATAATGTTGGCTACCGGGGCTCTTAGGTTGTGTGACACAATGTACCCAAACTGCTGCAGGTCTTTGTTCTGGCGCAACAGCACATCAGTGAGCCTGATGCGTTCCTGCTGTGATTTTTTAATATCGGTGATGTCAGTGGCAATGGTGACCACCCGGTTCAGGTTCCCTTTTTCATCTAGAATAGGGGTAAGTTCCAGGTGCAGCCAGGCAACAGAGCCGTCTTTGTTGTATTTTAGAAATTCCTCCCGCACCAACCCTTTGTTTTTGGTCACCTTTTCGGCCATGTCCCGGTAGGCGTCCATGCGCGTGTCTGGGCCAGTGAGCACCTGGGTAGGTTTCAGGCCTTTGATTTCGTCCAGGCGGTACCCGGTGTCTGTGGTAAACGCGGCGTTCACCCATTCAATGCGCCCGCGCCGGTCAGTGACCAGAATGGGGTTCTTGATCTTGCTAGCCACCGCTGAGAGTTTTTGCAATTCCCGTTCGGCCCGCTTGGCCTGGCTTATGTTCCGGACTAAGGCATACACGCCCACAATCTGGTCATTCTGGTGAATGGGAATCACCGTGAGGCTGATGTCTACCTTAAGTTCTTTGAGGCTGATGAAAATGGTTTCCACGTGCGCCGCCTTGCCTGAAATACTGCTCCAGAACATATTAAGGCACTGGTCCAACTGCTTTTCATGGATAAACATGGTGAAGTGTTGCTGCACCACCTGCGCTTCCTGCAACTGCAGCAAAGCGCAGCCGGCCGCGTTCACCGCTTTAATATAGCCGTCAATGTCCAGGGAGAAAGCGGCGTCTGGGTGGTGGTCAAACAAGGACTTGTAGCGGTGCCCGTCGTCTGCGCTTTTACGGGGCGTAGGGGGAAGCTCCGCCAGCGCTACGGCAGGGGCGGCCACCCGGGCCACCGCGTACCAAACGCCTTCGTCACTCACCCACTGGGTGGTGCAGGCAAGCGTAACGGCGCGGCCATCTTTTCTCCGGAAAGTGTGGGTAGTGGTCTGCTGCTGACCGGCCCTGGCGCGGTTTTTCCAGGGTTGGGTAATTGCTGATACTTCGGGCAGGAAAAGGAATTCTGCGTAAGATTTGCCCACCAGTTCCTGGGGCGCGAACCCTAAAACGGCCGTGCAGGTGTGGTTGATGTGGAGCAAGGTGCCATGCCCATTGAAAACGCAATGGAGATCAGGCGAAAGCCTTGAAAAACGCTCAAATTCTACTGCCTCTTTAAGTGCCTCCTCTGCCGGAGGGACAAGTAGTTGCTCCATGGGTTAATGCCAGATACGTGTAAGGAAGGAATGCCTAAGGGTAAAAAAAATCAGGGGGAAAGTATGGCGAACACCTATAAAGGCAACTTAATGGAAGCAACGCATGGTAGAGAGAGTTTAACTAGGTTCAAGAGCCAAATACAACAAATTCCTCTGAAAAATCAAGTTGACATAAGTTGTTGAAACGATATTTATAAAAAATATTATTAATTGGGTAAGCTGGAGATATGCCCTTCTGAGTCATGAGAGTTTTCAGTTTGTAAGAAGGGAAGGAGTGAAGCCAGAAAGGCATGGTGCTGCGGTTCATAGATGAGTTCACCTTTGAGCAGGAACCGGTTCACCTCCAGCAGAATTTCATAGATGGGCGTGTGTACGTGCATGGGTATTTTAAGCAGACGCGGGTCATGCTGGTCAAAGGGCGTGGCCACCTGTGACCCAAACAAGTACGGCACCAGAATTTTGGAGCAACTGATGGCCACGCGGTCTACTTGGTGCTGTTTGAAATACACCTGTAACCGCGTGTTGATGGCCTCAAAGAATTCCAGGGTTTCCTCCAGCCGCACCCGTGACCCGGCCCTGGACTTGCCCTTGGTTTTGAGGTGTTTGATCTGGCTCTTGCCTTGCTTTTTACGCACCATGTACGCCCGTATCACTTTGTGGTCCAGGTTTTTGCCGTCTTCAAAATAGCCTACCGCGCAACTGCCGCTCTGCACCAACAGAATCACGTACCGCACCTTTTCTGCAGTTGCTATAGGTGGCACCGGCACCGTGATGGGCAACCGGAACTGCGCCAGTTCCTGGCCGCTGGCGTCTTGCACCAGCAGCCTGTGCCGCTCAAAATCATAGTCAGTAGGCACGCCATTTTGCTGGAGGCTTAGCAGCAGTTCCGAAGACGTTTTTCTATTCAGAAATCTATTCATGGCGCGCGATTTTCGGGCAGGTTCTCAAGCACCAGGCAAGCGAACAGCCAACTCCGGCAAAGATACGCATTATCCTTCGGGCTCCGTTTTCGGGCTTATTTCCAGAATTGAGCCCGAAAACGGAAAGTATACTAATTTGTTTAGAGAAGAAGCTAAATTCACACCAAGGTTTATAAATGGACAACTGCCACAGATTGGCGTATAGCTACTAACCGAAAACAAAAATCAGAAAGTATGGACACGCAGTTAATGGCCGCCGTGCAGGAAGCAGTAGAGAAGCGAAAGTTTGTGAAAGTGCAGTACCAGAGTGACATCCATGAATTTCTGACCGTCACCACCTTGATCAAAAACGTGGAAGCGCGGGAAGGCGGCTTCTTCTTGGAACTGGCTTCTGGCCAGGAGATTCCGTTTGACCAACTGGTAAAGGTGGG
This region of Rufibacter sp. LB8 genomic DNA includes:
- a CDS encoding PAS domain-containing sensor histidine kinase translates to MEQLLVPPAEEALKEAVEFERFSRLSPDLHCVFNGHGTLLHINHTCTAVLGFAPQELVGKSYAEFLFLPEVSAITQPWKNRARAGQQQTTTHTFRRKDGRAVTLACTTQWVSDEGVWYAVARVAAPAVALAELPPTPRKSADDGHRYKSLFDHHPDAAFSLDIDGYIKAVNAAGCALLQLQEAQVVQQHFTMFIHEKQLDQCLNMFWSSISGKAAHVETIFISLKELKVDISLTVIPIHQNDQIVGVYALVRNISQAKRAERELQKLSAVASKIKNPILVTDRRGRIEWVNAAFTTDTGYRLDEIKGLKPTQVLTGPDTRMDAYRDMAEKVTKNKGLVREEFLKYNKDGSVAWLHLELTPILDEKGNLNRVVTIATDITDIKKSQQERIRLTDVLLRQNKDLQQFGYIVSHNLRAPVANIMGLVDLLAVHRQEPAFVDKIIDNLKGASHHLDSVIRDLNHILTLRSDLVETKEKINLQELTNDILNSVRQQLEGSKALVELDFVPESYLTSVRSYITSILQNLITNAIKYRSPERQLKLSLRTYYQKKGGLCLEVQDNGLGINLHKEKNNVFKLYKRFHFHTEGKGLGLHLVKTQIEALGGKISVNSTVGEGTTFTVHFKK